TCTTGCACATATCTTGCCGCACAATGTCAACATTTTACACCTTTGCTACACTTGCCACAATCAATAAGCAATCATTCCTAGCACCAAAAAACCTAATGAGATCTTGAAATCTCCATATCTGCTGAACTATTCCAGATAAATATGCCTGTTTTTGCGGCCAACCGATCGTTCAAAGCACATGCAAAGTACAACGCAAATAATTAACCCTACCAAAAAGTAAGCCGCAATCTCATCAATATCCTAAGTTATGCAACTGGCTTTGCAAAATGAAACAGCGACGTTTCACAACAACACAAAGGCCTCGCTATGTAGCGCAGTTATTCTTATCTATAGCATAATATGGTCAAGAAGGAATACAGAATCTCTGTCGAATAAACACTTGTGCAGCAAGAACCACCTTAACCCTAGCCGAATCTGAATCTTGTGTCCCAACAAATCATTTCAATCAACACAGATGTAGAATGTGTAACCAACATCTCTTCCAATTCTACAAAGAGCTACAGATCTAATTGCTTCTGCCGGCAAACAACCTCTTTCATCAGATTCCTAGATTATtgctgatatagcataaacaaaaAGGACCGACGAAAGATCGGGAGAAGCTAAAAGAACATAATTCGAGAATAAATGCCGATGAATCGCAATAACTAATGGCGGCTCGTCGAACCACTCTCTCATTGCAATCCAACATCGACAATAATCGGATCCGGAAGCAGCGGAGTATCGAGAAGAAGGGTGAAGTTACTTGATATAAGCACGGCCATCCTCGATCCGAAAGGGGCCACGAGCATCGGGGTCCGACGCAACGATCCCTTCGCTGCCGCCGGAGAGGAGGACGGAGTTGCCGACCTCCCTGAAGGGCTCGAGATCATAGGCGTGGATCGAGGCCGCCGTTCTTGGAACCGCCACAGCGACGGCGAGGAGCACGAGGATTGCGGCGGCGGCCGCCGCGACCAGATCCATGGGAGAGCCGAGACGGAGGAGGGGAGATCTCGCCAACAAGAAGAGGGCAGGTAGCGGAGGCGGCGAGTCGCGAACAAAGAGTGAGAGGTAGGAGACGTGGGAGGCAGCGGGGCCCACCTAGGGGAGATAGAAGAGAGAGACGGGTGCCGCTGGGGTGCGACAAGGACGGGTTCGGGTAATAATATACAGGGAACACCCGCCACCGACTCCTTTTAATTGCACCGCAACACGTGGGCTCTCATCTCTCCGTCCGTCGCTGCTCCAAGAGTATAAGCACGAATCTCAAAGTTCAAGAGGAATCATCTGAAGCGGCTGTAATAAGAGGAAAGATGGTTTACTAGAACACTGATGTGAGACTTTTGGAGCACTAATTGCAGGTTCTTTAGAGGAAGCTTCTTATGGATTTTTCCCTTAATTATCTAATTACGTGGAACAATAATTTTAGAAGTGGTATATTCTCTTAAGGTGATGATCGACAGTGTCAACTGTGttcatcatcaaaggcaaggaagTGGAGGAAAGGATGTGGGCAGCAGACAATGCAagattcataacccaagatctaAATCCCAAATGTGTCCAAAGATTAGATCAAGAGCTATTATCACATGACAAGGCCTGCCCAACTAATGGTGGATCCCAACCTTGATGTCATCCAAAGCTAAAAACAATGGAGGTGGACAAATGAACACCATCAGTTGTTATGATTAAAGTCTGTGTGTGTGTCTGCATTTGACACTGGAAGTATACACAAGACAACAAGAAGCCATGGGCATTTGAATCAAATGCATTTACTGATTCTTTTGTAGAAAGTTATGCTTTTGTAAAAACTTCATGATTCTTTCTTCCAGGTGAGGATTCAACTGGTCTTTGACTGTGTTAGCCAAGATCAGAGTTGTGGGATGTGATATGATGATGTTCATCTATCTCCAGAGGAATCTTCCAATTAAAACAATACTCCAATGACAGCATACACACAAATGACCAAACTATACTCCCAGCAATAGAGCAACCATCATTCCACTGCAAAATTGTAGAAGGCCACATACAGTGCAAATGGTTATCAAACAATGCTAACTTCTCTTAAATTTACAGCTATTTCAATCACCGTGTTATTTGTATATAGGTGTTAGATATTGAAGACCAAATCCTGCTTCAGACTGATTCTATTCTGACCTTAAAGCTTAAGCCTCTCTCCAGGGTACTTCTTATCGGATTTGCCAACCTCCACCGTGTTGTGTGTGTCGACtttctgacatgtttctttgGTCCGTAGGGGCGTAACAGTGTGGTAATTTTTCTCTTTATCACTCTTTCTCCTGCACTAAAGAAAGACAAGATTTAGGAAAGGATCACAAAGGAACTTGTGACAATACTGTACCCTCTTATCTCTCACATGATAATGGTATCATACCTCAGATGAAGGAAAACAAGGAGGGCACCAATTAATGTAACACTACCAGCGATCGACTTGAGCACCTTCTTTCCGGGGCTTCTTATTTTGACTACGGTTTCCTCCTTATTGTTCCCACTTATGGTCATCGTCGATGGTAGATTATTTGCAACGTCGTCCATGTCCTATTTATAACAAGAACACTTGATTTGTAAACAGCCTACAATTTTGATTTTTCAAGGAAGGTAACTAAAAACCATGACAAAGATATCTACAGCTtcaccttttttctttcttcatcgACATCTGGAACCATCCGGTTCATGCTTGTGCCAACATCATCTATGAGATGAGCCTCATATCTGACCTCCGAGTTCGTCTCAGCGGTGATATCACCcatagcttcagctagaatttcaTGATTTGAGCATGCGAAACTTGCCTGGTCTCTGGTGCAGTCATTGTCAAATTCTGCCGGAGCACCAGTATGGACAGTACTAGAATGGCAGGCAGGTCCcaaagtggaaagagttccagagAAGTAGCTATTGTCTGACGTCCCTTCAGCAGCAGCATCTGCGAACATATATTCCATATCAGGAAGATCTTTTGAGCAATGGCTGCAGGATAACTTAGAGTTCATAGTTACTATGGCTACTCCGGACACCATCCCCGAAGTCTCATTTCTGTAGTGAGGATCAAGGTTATTGACACAACATCTCCCAGCAATGTCGTTCTTCATTTGCGCAGAGTTCTTGTATGCAGTATTTGGAATGCTTTTATCCATATGCTGCAAGCATGCACAGGAAGTGTCATGAACGGAAAACACGCCAGTAGGTAGTGATGAATGTATATGTCCAATATTTCTTTCTTCCACATTTAGAGTTTGGTCACTAGATTCTCCAGAAGTTGACATACACAAATCATCTGCGAACAAGAAATTTCCAGCACTATGATTGTCATGTTGAAAATTATCATTATTTGAGACTTTTGCTGCTTCATCAGGGACAAGTTCAGAAGTAGGTGAAAAGCATTGTCCACAATCTATAGCTTGATCAGCAGTCCTCATTTCATGCATACTACTGTCTTTCCCTTGTGAATCATCATTTCCCACTAATAAGCACGATAAGACACCTGGTGGTTCTGAATCAAGAAGAACAATATCAGCATTGTGGATATTTTGACAGGACACATCTGGAGAAGCCCATCCATTTTCAAAAGAATATTCTGGCATTGCATACCCATCAATGGAATTGGCACCATTAGTTTTCAAGTTAACATGAATACTGTTTTGTTCTGTACCTCCAAAATTGTTATATGCCAGATGAGATTGATTCTCATCCTTTTCATCCAGATGCTGTGTCAAGCCTTTGCATCTTGACTTTCCATCATGAGATTGAAACATGTATACAGGACTTCCATCTAGGTCTTCTTCATGCTGAATCATGCACTCAGATTCTTCATTGCCATCAGCAGTACTTATAAGGGTATCAGACATTGAAGATTTGGGTGAGCAATTTTCTGGGACAGAATCCATATAAGATGGAATCTCTGCTTCATATGGCAATTCTGCACAAGATAGAAAACATTTCTCGAAACATTTAATATCACCATTCTGAACTTGTTTCCCAAATCCACTCCACTCTAACGGCTGAAGTCCTTGTTCCTTATCAACAGAACAAGGTGTTGCACTTTCATCTGCTAGCAATTTAGAACAGGAAAATGCTTATAAGATTAAAATATCATGTTTCTCAGTTTCTATAATGCTTATGAAAGGGGAACAATTGGATTAAAACATGAACCTTTTCCATGGTGCTCACTCTTATGTCCATTTTCACCACAGTTGTCACCACCTATGCTTCCTTGGGCAAAAACCTCTCCATCTAAATTGAATATGTTTGAGGTGTCATATGAAACATTCGAGGACGGACTCTCAAGTTCTAACCCATTGAAGCTGCTTTCTGCTTCATCAGACTCAGAACAGTACTCATGGCTCTGATCATGTTGTCCACTGTAACCTTTCTACAGAAAAACAATATTTTTATGTCAGTAATCTTCTCCCAGATCCCACAGTAATTTATGAATTGAAAGCATGCTAACACTTGCTTTTGCCAATATCATTATGAGTCACTTGGAGCTTGCCTGTCTGTAAAACCTTCTAAAATCCATGCTATAGCTACCAGAACTTGATGAACTGCATCTTGATTGCTCCAAACTTCTACGGATACCACCAACCAGATCAGTTGGCATGGCTATTGTGTATGTGACCACATCAAAGTCTGGAACCTATGGAAAACAATGAAAAGAAAACCTAAGTTTTGCAAGATAATCATGTTTGTGTGCACAACCAATGAAATACCAGTCATTGCAGTTCTTACACTTAAGTTCTTTAACCTGGCTTTCTTTGAAAGAGAACGAATACACATACAGACTCTTCGAGTATCCCTTTTCTCAACAACATCTGATGGTGAGAACAAATCAACGCCAGTTAATTGAAGGATTTGGCAGATCTGTAAACAATGAACAAGCTGTCCAGCATCAGGATCTTGAAAAGAACTTCTTTAAAATGATATAAGGCTTACGGATATAAAAGAACATAACTTCTTGGCTTCTTCCCGACAGCATGACTATGGCTGTTGGATGCTGTTGCATTCATGCCTATTTCTGTCTGCAATTGACATACCATTGTCTTTTTGTTTTTCAATcttctgttttcttttttgtgtgcCATAGTATGTCCAAGAGACAGAAAATAGTTCATGTTTCCATTGTTCCAGTAAACAGAAATAgtaatttggaggagaaaatgagTATAACATGCCACAGAGAAGCTTGTACAGTGGCTGGATGGTTAGATCTACAAAATCCTTACTGGCTCCTCAGAATGGGAGGCACTAAAATTACCAAATGCATTTTAGAGGTATGAATGACGGTGAGTTAGCAAATGGAACACAAACAAGTTAAGCATAATTCATCCACAACATGGTGGCTTCGGGCAAGAAATGAAGCAAGGTAGATAGATCATAGATGAAAGGAAAATCATCAATAAGGACCTGAACAAAATCAAAGGAAACTAGAGAAAGAAGGAACAATGATGTAGGATGGCCATTGCATACCTAAGCGAGATAACAATCAACTGACATGATGTGTGTTGAATATTAATCCAATACAAGAGGAAGCAATGACATATTGTATTAGTCGTATGTTCCGCAGTTTTTTACTGATGAAGTAAAGTTGGTCTGATGGAACAAAAAAAGCTTTACATCTAACAAGTTGGTGAATTTTGAATATTGGAGTCACAATAATCCGGTCTGAGTCAGACTTGACAAATTTAAGGTTAACTTTTGGTACTAAATAATAATTGATGGATTTGCATAAATGAATATagaaatttattaaaattaaagatTATACCTATCTACTTATCAGCAGACATGAGATGTACCTTCAAAAATGAGTCAACTTTGGGGTAAGGCATGTATTTCCCATCGTGCTTAGCAAATGAAGTTCgttcatatataaatatttttgaacTTTTTAGCTCGACATGCTTCTTTAAGAGCATCTTCCAAACAACTTTTGACACCTGAAAACTGCATGCATCATTGAAAAAAAATAGTAGATTAGAATATATGTGACACAAAAATGTGACTAGATTTTGCAAATATTTTGTGTAAAAGCACATTTTTTTTGTGATCTCATTGATTCTGATATTTATTCTTGTGCTACCTATATCGCAACCTAGGTGGTTTTTAGTTGAAGCCTTCATGTTTCTAGAGCATGAAATATGACTATCTTATACCTTGTGAAACTAAATCTACCATCCATTATATGATCATTGCATTTTTCATTTTAAGCCCTTGATGGATTTGTTAAAAACGCTAAAAGGAAATATTCACAATTTAGCGCATTATGGGGTGTGTGTCTGCATGAAGCTCCAGATAAATCACCATAAACTTCTTTGCATACTATAAATCTAAAAAAGTGTGACATCAAATGATGTAAGTTATCCAAAAATTTAAAAAGCATCTTAGTTGGAGATTAGAGACCACAAAAAAAGAAGCAAATCATGCCTTTTCTTTAAATATTAAATAGTCAGGAATTATGCCACTGATCATAGGAACTGCAAAGCTTGAACAGCCCATGATTTCCCTAGCTGAAACTTTATGGATGCTACTGATGCTAGAAATCAGATGAATAGAAAAGGTCAAACGTACAGCAATTCTCCATCAGCAAGCAAGTCAGCAATAGGAGTCTCCTCGTCAAATCTAATATGCAGAACTTCTCCAAGCCATATCCTCGCTTGAGTCTATAGAAAAACAAATTAAATAAGCCAATTTCAGGATAAAATACAATTGAAAGGATAAACTAGACAAGTATAGTTTATAAGTAATAACTCATATACAGGCATGCTTTGATTTACTAGCATCAATTGGTCAAAGCAATTTCCATTTCCAACAGTTACTATGAATGCTGTATCATGCTCATGATATTAGTTCGTTTCTGAAGTTAAATCTCAGTCTTAAATAAGTTGTGCTGTGTTGTTTATGGATTAAACCTTACTTTTTCCACCTTGATCAGTTAGTACAAGCACGAGAAACGTGTGCAAGAAACAGTAAAGGGAGGAATGGTGTGGACTCAAGTACCCATGAAAGCTTTGTTTTCAGAATTGTATTTAAACGCAAATATTTGTCTTTCATCCTGCAATAGTCATTCTAATATAATACCTTTCTCGGAGTTTATGAGCTCAGCTTAGCACCCACGTATAGGCGTCGCTCTCTCTTCATGGTTTTCAGGAATCAATTCTCATTTCTTAGTATGATAAGTTAGCTGCCTTGAAGAGATTAACGAGATCACCCCGATCACAAGTGTCGAACAGAGGAGTCTTATACTTCAGTATCACAAAACATCATCATACCTTCGCCTTCACTGTCCATTATCGTCGACGAATCACACCTTTACCAAGATCCCCTTTGTCTACTGACCTACGATCCTTAAGTACGTGCTTACTCCGCTTTTCCCCTATTTACCAATTTTGAGCTTCGCAAGAAGAGGACAAACAGTGATCTTTTCTGCTCCGATTGCTAATAAGATCTAAGTCACTATCTCCCGATAAACAACCACGCTTTCTAGAACCAACAGTGGAGAAAAGAGGACTAAATCCGAATTAAAATTGAATATTCATGCAAGAAGCCCTGTACCCCTTCACTAATCAGTCTGATTCCCTCGCCCCCAACAGCAACCCTCTACACAATAAAACAAGCATAGTACCTGCACGAAGACATCATCGAGCTCGCGGAAGCTGGACTCGGGCGAGGCTTCGCTCACCCTCACCACCTCCGGCGAGTCCGCCCTCGCCAGCCGCCTCATTCCGCTTTCCCGCCAAAAAGATGGAGCAAGAGAGCAGCAGATACGAGGCAAGATCGCTCCTTTCTACGATCTTCCCGTCGGCATCATCATCCTCTCTCCCCACCCCACGCTGACCCCCAACTCGAAGAAGCTTCGGTGTCAGGAGGAGCAAGCGACAGATGCCAAATCTAAAgacctcaaaagagaagcaaaaaaggaACTTTTTTCTCCCATGCTTCCGTCGCCGCTAGGACGAGGGCAGAGGCTCGCAGACAAATGCAGCCTGCTCCTTCCGATCTCTTCTTTCACTGGGCTTGTTGGCTCTCCTTCCTTCTCATCTCCTAGTCCAAGGACGGTGTCCATGTTTTGTCGGTACGCATACCGAAATAATGTTCTCCCGTGATTATTTCCTGTCCTTTTTTCCGCTCACTATGTTGCTGAGGACGTTCTCCACCGTTTGATCAAATCCCGATGATTGTTGATGGGGATCGCAGAGTAATTCCCATCCGTTCTCTTGGGAAACGTAGTGACCAAAAAATGTTGGCTCATACTGCGGCGTGGGACGCGAGAGACCCGGGAGGTCGCTTGGGTCCCACCATGCATGTGGACCTCACCGGCCCCCCTCTCCTCGGTCGGGTCGCTGTACACCTACCCACACCCCAATAAGCattgttaatttttttaattaaataaggataaaaaataaactaaaaaatacttatattttgaatttttttcgAAAGGtatgcttttttttatttttcttcccaaACAATATCCCTAATttagaaaatattcaaaatatctcttaaaatttttctcgataattttttttatcgatttttaattattatagtatttctatttaactctgtttataatattttttaataacatttatagtattttattaagATACTGAAATGCTATTGAAAATAATTGTTAATGACATCATATTATAACACTTTGATTGTCATTACCTATAGatcattataatatcatatttttagactTATAATTTACTTTATTGAGgtttaaattttgttttaat
The window above is part of the Musa acuminata AAA Group cultivar baxijiao chromosome BXJ2-6, Cavendish_Baxijiao_AAA, whole genome shotgun sequence genome. Proteins encoded here:
- the LOC135614622 gene encoding uncharacterized protein LOC135614622 isoform X1, whose protein sequence is MRRLARADSPEVVRVSEASPESSFRELDDVFVQTQARIWLGEVLHIRFDEETPIADLLADGELLFQVSKVVWKMLLKKHVELKSSKIFIYERTSFAKHDGKYMPYPKVDSFLKICQILQLTGVDLFSPSDVVEKRDTRRVCMCIRSLSKKARLKNLSVPDFDVVTYTIAMPTDLVGGIRRSLEQSRCSSSSSGSYSMDFRRFYRQKGYSGQHDQSHEYCSESDEAESSFNGLELESPSSNVSYDTSNIFNLDGEVFAQGSIGGDNCGENGHKSEHHGKADESATPCSVDKEQGLQPLEWSGFGKQVQNGDIKCFEKCFLSCAELPYEAEIPSYMDSVPENCSPKSSMSDTLISTADGNEESECMIQHEEDLDGSPVYMFQSHDGKSRCKGLTQHLDEKDENQSHLAYNNFGGTEQNSIHVNLKTNGANSIDGYAMPEYSFENGWASPDVSCQNIHNADIVLLDSEPPGVLSCLLVGNDDSQGKDSSMHEMRTADQAIDCGQCFSPTSELVPDEAAKVSNNDNFQHDNHSAGNFLFADDLCMSTSGESSDQTLNVEERNIGHIHSSLPTGVFSVHDTSCACLQHMDKSIPNTAYKNSAQMKNDIAGRCCVNNLDPHYRNETSGMVSGVAIVTMNSKLSCSHCSKDLPDMEYMFADAAAEGTSDNSYFSGTLSTLGPACHSSTVHTGAPAEFDNDCTRDQASFACSNHEILAEAMGDITAETNSEVRYEAHLIDDVGTSMNRMVPDVDEERKKDMDDVANNLPSTMTISGNNKEETVVKIRSPGKKVLKSIAGSVTLIGALLVFLHLSAGERVIKRKITTLLRPYGPKKHVRKSTHTTRWRLANPIRSTLERGLSFKVRIESV
- the LOC135614622 gene encoding uncharacterized protein LOC135614622 isoform X2; translated protein: MRRLARADSPEVVRVSEASPESSFRELDDVFVQTQARIWLGEVLHIRFDEETPIADLLADGELLFQVSKVVWKMLLKKHVELKSSKIFIYERTSFAKHDGKYMPYPKVDSFLKICQILQLTGVDLFSPSDVVEKRDTRRVCMCIRSLSKKARLKNLSVPDFDVVTYTIAMPTDLVGGIRRSLEQSRCSSSSSGSYSMDFRRFYRQKGYSGQHDQSHEYCSESDEAESSFNGLELESPSSNVSYDTSNIFNLDGEVFAQGSIGGDNCGENGHKSEHHGKDESATPCSVDKEQGLQPLEWSGFGKQVQNGDIKCFEKCFLSCAELPYEAEIPSYMDSVPENCSPKSSMSDTLISTADGNEESECMIQHEEDLDGSPVYMFQSHDGKSRCKGLTQHLDEKDENQSHLAYNNFGGTEQNSIHVNLKTNGANSIDGYAMPEYSFENGWASPDVSCQNIHNADIVLLDSEPPGVLSCLLVGNDDSQGKDSSMHEMRTADQAIDCGQCFSPTSELVPDEAAKVSNNDNFQHDNHSAGNFLFADDLCMSTSGESSDQTLNVEERNIGHIHSSLPTGVFSVHDTSCACLQHMDKSIPNTAYKNSAQMKNDIAGRCCVNNLDPHYRNETSGMVSGVAIVTMNSKLSCSHCSKDLPDMEYMFADAAAEGTSDNSYFSGTLSTLGPACHSSTVHTGAPAEFDNDCTRDQASFACSNHEILAEAMGDITAETNSEVRYEAHLIDDVGTSMNRMVPDVDEERKKDMDDVANNLPSTMTISGNNKEETVVKIRSPGKKVLKSIAGSVTLIGALLVFLHLSAGERVIKRKITTLLRPYGPKKHVRKSTHTTRWRLANPIRSTLERGLSFKVRIESV
- the LOC135614622 gene encoding uncharacterized protein LOC135614622 isoform X4; this translates as MRRLARADSPEVVRVSEASPESSFRELDDVFVQTQARIWLGEVLHIRFDEETPIADLLADGELLFQVSKVVWKMLLKKHVELKSSKIFIYERTSFAKHDGKYMPYPKVDSFLKICQILQLTGVDLFSPSDVVEKRDTRRVCMCIRSLSKKARLKNLSVPDFDVVTYTIAMPTDLVGGIRRSLEQSRCSSSSSGSYSMDFRRFYRQKGYSGQHDQSHEYCSESDEAESSFNGLELESPSSNVSYDTSNIFNLDGEVFAQGSIGGDNCGENGHKSEHHGKADESATPCSVDKEQGLQPLEWSGFGKQVQNGDIKCFEKCFLSCAELPYEAEIPSYMDSVPENCSPKSSMSDTLISTADGNEESECMIQHEEDLDGSPVYMFQSHDGKSRCKGLTQHLDEKDENQSHLAYNNFGGTEQNSIHVNLKTNGANSIDGYAMPEYSFENGWASPDVSCQNIHNADIVLLDSEPPGVLSCLLVGNDDSQGKDSSMHEMRTADQAIDCGQCFSPTSELVPDEAAKVSNNDNFQHDNHSAGNFLFADDLCMSTSGESSDQTLNVEERNIGHIHSSLPTGVFSVHDTSCACLQHMDKSIPNTAYKNSAQMKNDIAGRCCVNNLDPHYRNETSGMVSGVAIVTMNSKLSCSHCSKDLPDMEYMFADAAAEGTSDNSYFSGTLSTLGPACHSSTVHTGAPAEFDNDCTRDQASFACSNHEILAEAMGDITAETNSEVRYEAHLIDDVGTSMNRMVPDVDEERKKDMDDVANNLPSTMTISGNNKEETVVKIRSPGKKVLKSIAGSVTLIGALLVFLHLRRKSDKEKNYHTVTPLRTKETCQKVDTHNTVEVGKSDKKYPGERLKL
- the LOC135614622 gene encoding uncharacterized protein LOC135614622 isoform X3 — translated: MRRLARADSPEVVRVSEASPESSFRELDDVFVQTQARIWLGEVLHIRFDEETPIADLLADGELLFQVSKVVWKMLLKKHVELKSSKIFIYERTSFAKHDGKYMPYPKVDSFLKICQILQLTGVDLFSPSDVVEKRDTRRVCMCIRSLSKKARLKNLSVPDFDVVTYTIAMPTDLVGGIRRSLEQSRCSSSSSGSYSMDFRRFYRQKGYSGQHDQSHEYCSESDEAESSFNGLELESPSSNVSYDTSNIFNLDGEVFAQGSIGGDNCGENGHKNESATPCSVDKEQGLQPLEWSGFGKQVQNGDIKCFEKCFLSCAELPYEAEIPSYMDSVPENCSPKSSMSDTLISTADGNEESECMIQHEEDLDGSPVYMFQSHDGKSRCKGLTQHLDEKDENQSHLAYNNFGGTEQNSIHVNLKTNGANSIDGYAMPEYSFENGWASPDVSCQNIHNADIVLLDSEPPGVLSCLLVGNDDSQGKDSSMHEMRTADQAIDCGQCFSPTSELVPDEAAKVSNNDNFQHDNHSAGNFLFADDLCMSTSGESSDQTLNVEERNIGHIHSSLPTGVFSVHDTSCACLQHMDKSIPNTAYKNSAQMKNDIAGRCCVNNLDPHYRNETSGMVSGVAIVTMNSKLSCSHCSKDLPDMEYMFADAAAEGTSDNSYFSGTLSTLGPACHSSTVHTGAPAEFDNDCTRDQASFACSNHEILAEAMGDITAETNSEVRYEAHLIDDVGTSMNRMVPDVDEERKKDMDDVANNLPSTMTISGNNKEETVVKIRSPGKKVLKSIAGSVTLIGALLVFLHLSAGERVIKRKITTLLRPYGPKKHVRKSTHTTRWRLANPIRSTLERGLSFKVRIESV